In one Halofilum ochraceum genomic region, the following are encoded:
- a CDS encoding multidrug effflux MFS transporter, producing MSHLRIALLLGMTVALGPLALDTYLPAFPRIAADLGVQHAAVGLTLSAYVALLGAAQLVGGPLSDRYGRRRILLAGLTIFALGSLMVAHAKTLGAMMAWRMLQGLGGAWCAVSVPAIVRDRARGTEAARLFGLIGLIMFVAPAAAPSIGSLILAAGDWPWIFVLLAVYAALLGLVLQLALFRHLPPAARTRTPLRTLVTNYMHVLKSVAAMRFIALQTLAFSVMLVFITHASFILQDWFGVSNATFSLLFALNIAGMACVNLTNRRLLRSWHSTVLLRAAVAVQTAAVLTLLLFAATGAPLWAVAISLGVTVACMGAIAPNNMANALEFFPTLGGTAAALLGATQFTVAGAVSALSTAVSDGTLMPVVLTMAACSLGALALAVGAPRAMERALRRERAARSRSADDAHGPGRETGDREGSIR from the coding sequence GTGTCGCATCTGCGGATCGCCCTGCTGCTCGGCATGACCGTGGCGCTCGGCCCATTGGCGCTCGACACCTACCTGCCGGCATTCCCGCGCATCGCGGCCGATCTCGGCGTCCAGCACGCCGCCGTGGGGCTGACGCTGAGCGCCTACGTGGCACTGCTCGGCGCCGCGCAGCTGGTCGGCGGACCGCTGTCCGACCGCTATGGCCGTCGACGGATTCTGCTCGCGGGACTGACCATTTTCGCCCTTGGCAGCCTGATGGTCGCCCACGCCAAGACGCTGGGCGCGATGATGGCCTGGCGCATGCTGCAGGGGCTGGGCGGGGCATGGTGCGCCGTTTCCGTGCCGGCGATCGTGCGTGACCGCGCCCGCGGCACGGAGGCCGCACGGCTGTTCGGCCTGATCGGATTGATCATGTTCGTGGCGCCGGCGGCGGCGCCTTCGATCGGCTCGCTGATTCTGGCGGCGGGCGACTGGCCCTGGATCTTCGTCCTGCTCGCCGTGTACGCGGCGCTACTCGGCCTGGTGCTGCAACTGGCACTGTTCCGCCACCTGCCGCCCGCGGCCCGGACACGTACGCCGCTGCGCACGCTGGTGACGAATTACATGCATGTACTGAAAAGCGTGGCGGCGATGCGATTCATCGCGCTGCAGACGCTCGCCTTCAGCGTCATGCTCGTTTTCATCACCCATGCGTCCTTCATCCTCCAGGACTGGTTCGGCGTCTCGAATGCCACGTTCTCGCTGCTGTTCGCGCTCAATATCGCCGGTATGGCCTGCGTGAACCTGACCAATCGGCGCCTGCTGCGTTCGTGGCATTCCACCGTGCTCCTGCGCGCGGCGGTCGCCGTGCAGACCGCGGCGGTGCTGACACTCTTGCTGTTCGCCGCCACGGGTGCGCCGCTGTGGGCCGTCGCCATCAGTCTCGGTGTGACCGTGGCCTGCATGGGGGCGATCGCACCGAACAACATGGCCAATGCGCTCGAGTTCTTCCCCACGCTCGGCGGCACCGCCGCCGCGCTGCTCGGCGCCACGCAGTTCACCGTCGCGGGGGCGGTCAGCGCACTATCCACCGCGGTCAGTGACGGCACGCTGATGCCGGTCGTCCTCACGATGGCCGCATGCTCACTGGGGGCGCTGGCGCTGGCCGTGGGCGCACCGCGCGCCATGGAGCGCGCACTGCGGCGCGAGCGGGCCGCACGTTCACGGTCGGCGGATGATGCCCACGGCCCCGGCCGGGAAACGGGCGACCGGGAGGGGTCCATCCGATAA